The following are encoded together in the Methylorubrum sp. B1-46 genome:
- the xoxG gene encoding methanol metabolism c-type cytochrome XoxG — protein sequence MLGAVPAATVALAQDAKSDLANKLDPNAKEIDEPVLKAAAAVKEEDGKYLDKDGHPTFHITNDGKKVDWYTYSGYRRYHAECHVCHGPDGMGSTYAPALKDSLKRLSYEEFYGILAGGRQNHTAGNESVMPAFGDNKNVMCYANDLYVYLRARASGAWGRARPGEKEDKPESAKTAEKECLGG from the coding sequence TTGCTCGGAGCGGTTCCGGCCGCCACCGTCGCCCTCGCCCAGGACGCCAAGTCCGACCTCGCCAACAAGCTCGATCCGAACGCCAAGGAGATCGATGAGCCGGTCCTCAAGGCCGCCGCGGCGGTGAAGGAAGAGGATGGCAAGTACCTCGACAAGGACGGGCACCCGACCTTCCACATCACCAACGATGGCAAGAAGGTCGATTGGTACACCTATTCCGGGTACCGCCGGTATCATGCCGAGTGCCACGTCTGCCACGGTCCGGACGGCATGGGCTCGACCTACGCCCCCGCTCTGAAGGATTCGCTGAAGCGCCTCTCCTACGAGGAGTTCTACGGCATCCTCGCCGGCGGCCGTCAGAACCACACGGCGGGCAACGAGAGCGTGATGCCGGCCTTCGGCGATAACAAGAACGTCATGTGCTACGCCAACGACCTCTACGTGTACCTGCGCGCCCGCGCTTCCGGTGCCTGGGGCCGCGCGCGTCCGGGCGAGAAGGAAGACAAGCCCGAGAGCGCCAAGACGGCCGAGAAGGAGTGCCTCGGCGGTTGA
- a CDS encoding ABC transporter substrate-binding protein, which produces MLSRRGMLATAALSLAAALPMARRARAAGETFRLGVLPFGTASWEAAVIKARGFDAANGFTLDIVKLAGNDAARIAFLGGQVDAIVGDLIFAARLGNEGRGVRFSPYSTTEGALMVPAGSPITDLKSLSGRRLGVAGGALDKNWILLKAQAQETAGLDLASAAQIAYGAPPLLAQKLESGELDSALLYWQFCARLEAKGFKRLISADDMMRAFGAKGAVSLIGYLFEGQTVADRGEVVRGFARASAAAKDALANEPDLWETVRPLMAAEDDATFTALKRDFLAGIPRRPIAAERADGERIYAALDRLAGAQLLGVGKTLPPNLYLDAAGNG; this is translated from the coding sequence ATGCTGTCACGGCGCGGAATGCTCGCGACGGCGGCTCTGTCGCTCGCGGCGGCGCTGCCGATGGCTCGCCGCGCGCGGGCGGCGGGCGAGACGTTCCGGCTCGGCGTGCTGCCCTTCGGCACCGCCTCGTGGGAGGCGGCCGTCATCAAGGCGCGCGGCTTCGACGCGGCCAACGGATTCACCCTCGACATCGTCAAGCTCGCCGGCAACGACGCCGCCCGCATCGCCTTCCTCGGCGGCCAAGTGGACGCGATCGTCGGTGACCTGATCTTCGCCGCCCGCCTCGGCAACGAGGGGCGCGGCGTGCGCTTCTCGCCCTACTCGACCACGGAAGGGGCGCTGATGGTCCCGGCCGGCAGCCCGATCACCGATCTGAAGAGCCTGTCGGGCCGGCGGCTCGGTGTGGCGGGCGGGGCGCTCGACAAGAACTGGATCCTGCTGAAGGCGCAGGCGCAGGAGACGGCGGGGCTCGACCTCGCCAGCGCCGCGCAGATCGCCTACGGCGCTCCGCCGCTCCTGGCGCAGAAGCTGGAGAGCGGCGAACTCGACTCGGCCCTGCTCTACTGGCAGTTCTGCGCCCGCCTCGAAGCCAAGGGTTTCAAGCGGCTGATCTCGGCCGACGACATGATGCGCGCCTTCGGCGCCAAGGGCGCCGTCTCGCTGATCGGTTATCTCTTCGAGGGACAGACCGTGGCCGACCGGGGCGAGGTGGTGCGGGGATTCGCCCGCGCCTCGGCCGCCGCCAAGGACGCGCTGGCCAACGAGCCGGACCTTTGGGAAACGGTCCGCCCGCTGATGGCGGCCGAGGATGACGCCACCTTCACCGCGCTCAAGCGCGACTTCCTCGCCGGCATCCCGCGCCGGCCGATCGCCGCCGAGCGCGCGGACGGCGAGCGCATCTACGCGGCCCTGGACCGGCTCGCGGGAGCGCAACTCCTCGGCGTCGGCAAGACGCTGCCGCCGAACCTCTATCTCGATGCCGCGGGCAACGGCTGA
- a CDS encoding 4a-hydroxytetrahydrobiopterin dehydratase translates to MTQAREGVLDDATVERRLKDELPEWRLEDGWIRRTYKTASWKSTLMVINTVGHLAEAAWHHPDLTASYAWVEVRLMNHAAKGITEKDFALAKKIEEVVAWQPGAEGGALEGTPADPRFAYIKYEK, encoded by the coding sequence ATGACTCAAGCGCGCGAAGGCGTCCTCGACGACGCGACGGTGGAACGCCGGCTCAAGGACGAGCTGCCGGAATGGCGGCTGGAGGACGGCTGGATCCGGCGGACCTACAAGACCGCCTCGTGGAAGAGCACGCTGATGGTCATCAACACGGTGGGCCATCTGGCCGAAGCCGCGTGGCACCACCCGGACCTCACCGCCTCCTACGCCTGGGTCGAGGTGCGGCTGATGAACCACGCCGCCAAGGGCATCACCGAGAAGGATTTTGCGCTGGCGAAGAAGATCGAGGAGGTGGTGGCTTGGCAGCCGGGCGCCGAGGGCGGCGCCCTGGAGGGCACGCCGGCCGATCCGCGCTTCGCCTATATCAAGTACGAGAAGTAA
- the folK gene encoding 2-amino-4-hydroxy-6-hydroxymethyldihydropteridine diphosphokinase, translating into MTRAYLGLGSNIGDKAAMLAQAVERLAAAPGIRVTARSADYRTPPWGDTDQDWFLNAAVAIDTDLTPHGLLEVCLSIEAALGRVRERRWGPRVIDIDVLAYEGAQVSDERLVLPHRFVRERAFVLVPLAEIAPDLVIGGETVAQALAKLDRTGIERAE; encoded by the coding sequence ATGACGCGCGCCTATCTCGGGCTCGGCAGCAATATCGGCGACAAGGCAGCGATGCTGGCTCAGGCCGTCGAGCGCCTCGCCGCGGCGCCTGGCATCCGGGTCACGGCGCGCTCGGCCGATTACCGCACCCCGCCCTGGGGCGACACCGACCAGGACTGGTTCCTCAACGCGGCGGTCGCCATCGACACCGATCTGACCCCGCACGGGCTGCTGGAGGTCTGCCTGTCGATCGAGGCGGCGCTCGGGCGCGTCCGCGAGCGGCGCTGGGGCCCGCGGGTAATCGATATCGACGTGCTGGCCTATGAGGGCGCGCAGGTCTCCGACGAGCGTTTGGTTCTGCCGCACCGTTTCGTGCGCGAGCGGGCCTTCGTGCTGGTGCCGCTCGCCGAGATCGCACCAGACCTCGTCATCGGCGGCGAGACGGTGGCGCAGGCGCTGGCCAAGCTCGACCGGACGGGCATCGAGAGGGCCGAGTAA
- a CDS encoding dienelactone hydrolase family protein translates to MTAFDADFRSLAARTTLSRRTVIATSLAGGFALAVQPVAAQTTITTDTNGLTAGEVKIPTQDGEIPAYRAMPTEGGPFPTVLVIQEIFGVHEHIKDVCRRLAKLGYFALAPELYARQGDVSRLTNIQQIVSEVVSKVPDAQVMRDLDAAVAYAKGTGKADTARLGLTGFCWGGRITWLYAAHNPNVKAGVAWYGRLVGDASDLMPKHPVDVAADLKAPVLGLYGGADQGIPVATIDRMKEACRAAGKTCEFVVYPDAPHAFHADYRPSYRAEPAQDGWRRLQDWFRQHGVA, encoded by the coding sequence ATGACTGCATTCGATGCCGACTTTCGCAGCCTCGCGGCTCGGACGACACTCTCCCGCCGTACCGTGATTGCCACGAGCCTTGCCGGCGGCTTCGCGCTCGCGGTGCAGCCCGTCGCGGCGCAGACCACGATCACCACGGACACGAACGGGCTGACCGCAGGCGAGGTGAAGATCCCGACCCAGGACGGCGAGATCCCGGCTTACCGGGCGATGCCCACCGAGGGCGGTCCCTTCCCGACCGTGCTCGTTATCCAGGAGATCTTCGGCGTTCACGAGCACATCAAGGATGTGTGCCGCCGGCTGGCCAAGCTCGGCTACTTCGCCCTGGCGCCCGAGCTCTACGCCCGGCAGGGCGACGTCTCGCGGCTGACGAACATCCAGCAGATCGTCAGCGAGGTCGTCTCCAAGGTGCCCGACGCGCAGGTGATGCGCGACCTCGACGCGGCGGTCGCCTATGCCAAGGGAACGGGCAAGGCCGACACGGCCCGGCTGGGCCTCACCGGCTTCTGCTGGGGCGGGCGCATCACTTGGCTCTACGCCGCCCACAATCCGAACGTGAAGGCGGGCGTCGCGTGGTACGGGCGCCTCGTCGGCGATGCCTCGGACCTGATGCCGAAGCATCCGGTCGATGTCGCCGCGGACCTCAAGGCGCCGGTGCTCGGCCTCTATGGAGGGGCCGATCAGGGCATCCCCGTCGCCACGATCGACCGGATGAAGGAGGCCTGCCGGGCCGCGGGCAAGACCTGCGAGTTCGTGGTCTACCCGGACGCGCCGCACGCGTTCCACGCCGATTACCGCCCGAGTTACCGCGCCGAGCCGGCTCAGGACGGCTGGCGGCGGTTGCAGGACTGGTTCCGGCAGCACGGCGTGGCCTGA
- a CDS encoding ABC transporter ATP-binding protein produces the protein MSAAGAEAMGATGGGPAPLLTVRVDRKVYRKARTEAVEAVRGLAFELHAGEITCLIGPSGAGKTTTLRILLGLDRDFEGSVSPEPSQAGIAMVFQDPRLLPWRTIEQNVRLGLPRERRALGLDDLFESLGLTPWRAHYPGALSLGMQRRVALARALALEPRILVLDEPFVSLDDAAASSLRGLVVAAVGRSGTSVLMVTHNVAEAIEIADRLLLVSPRPAHLLASLPLDRPRPERDRAWADETRRGMAARFPGIVAS, from the coding sequence ATGTCCGCCGCTGGCGCTGAGGCGATGGGCGCGACCGGCGGCGGGCCCGCGCCGCTCCTGACGGTACGGGTGGATCGCAAGGTCTACCGTAAGGCCCGCACCGAGGCCGTGGAGGCGGTGCGCGGCCTCGCCTTCGAGCTTCATGCTGGCGAGATCACCTGCCTCATCGGTCCCTCCGGGGCAGGCAAGACCACCACCCTACGCATCCTGCTCGGCCTCGACCGCGACTTCGAGGGCAGCGTCAGCCCCGAGCCGTCCCAGGCCGGCATCGCCATGGTGTTTCAGGACCCGCGGCTGCTGCCCTGGCGCACCATCGAGCAGAATGTCCGGCTCGGCCTGCCCCGTGAGCGCCGGGCGCTCGGCCTCGACGATCTGTTCGAATCGCTCGGGCTCACGCCCTGGCGCGCCCATTATCCCGGCGCGCTGTCGCTCGGAATGCAGCGCCGGGTGGCGCTGGCGCGGGCGCTGGCGCTCGAGCCGCGCATCCTCGTTCTCGACGAGCCCTTCGTCTCGCTCGACGACGCGGCCGCCTCGTCCCTGCGCGGCCTGGTGGTCGCCGCGGTGGGCCGCTCCGGCACGAGCGTCTTGATGGTCACGCACAACGTCGCCGAGGCGATCGAGATCGCGGACCGGCTCCTGCTGGTCTCACCGCGGCCGGCCCACCTCCTGGCGAGCCTGCCTCTCGACCGACCGCGCCCGGAGCGGGACCGGGCCTGGGCCGATGAAACCCGTCGCGGCATGGCCGCCCGCTTCCCCGGCATCGTTGCATCCTAA
- the xoxF1 gene encoding lanthanide-dependent methanol dehydrogenase XoxF1 (Multiple clades of rare earth element (REE)-dependent methanol dehydrogenases have been described, XoxF1 through XoxF5 at least, in methylotrophs. Multiple XoxF paralogs may be found encoded in the same genome, and the REE-dependent enzymes may be preferred to calcium-dependent versions. Members of this family fall within the clade named XoxF1, a La3+-dependent family.), producing the protein MRAVHVLALGAGLAAASPALANESVMKGIANPAEQVLQTVDYANTRYSKLDQINANNVKNLQVAWTFSTGVLRGHEGSPLVVGNIMYVHTPFPNIVYALDLDQGAKIVWKYEPKQDPSVIPVMCCDTVNRGLAYADGAILLHQADTTLVSLDAKTGKVNWSVKNGDPSKGETNTATVLPVKDKVIVGISGGEFGVNCHVTAYDLKSGKKVWRGHSSGPDADLIMDPEKTTHLGKPVGKDSSLKTWEGDQWKTGGGCTWGWFSYDPKLDLFYYGSGNPSTWNPKQRPGDNKWSMTIWARNPDTGMTKWVYQMTPHDEWDYDGINEMILTDQKIDGKERPLLTHFDRNGFGYTLDRATGELLVAEKFDPVVNWATKVDMDKGSKTYGRPLVVSKYSTEQNGEDVNSKGICPAALGTKDQQPAAYSPKTQLFYVPTNHVCMDYEPFRVTYTPGQPYVGGTLSMYPAPGSHGGMGNFIAWDNIQGKIKWSNPEQFSAWGGALATAGDVVFYGTLEGYLKAVDSKTGKELYKFKTPSGIIGNVMTYEHKGKQHIAVLSGVGGWAGIGLAAGLTDPNAGLGAVGGYAALSSYTNLGGQLTVFALPNN; encoded by the coding sequence ATGAGAGCGGTACATGTTCTCGCCCTCGGTGCGGGTCTCGCTGCTGCGAGCCCGGCCCTGGCCAACGAAAGCGTCATGAAGGGCATCGCCAACCCGGCGGAGCAGGTTCTTCAGACCGTCGACTACGCCAACACCCGCTATTCCAAGCTCGACCAGATCAACGCCAACAACGTCAAGAACCTCCAGGTTGCCTGGACCTTCTCGACCGGCGTGCTGCGCGGCCACGAGGGCTCCCCGCTCGTCGTCGGCAACATCATGTACGTCCACACGCCCTTCCCGAACATCGTCTACGCGCTGGACCTCGACCAGGGCGCCAAGATCGTGTGGAAGTATGAGCCCAAGCAGGATCCGTCCGTGATCCCGGTGATGTGCTGCGACACGGTCAACCGTGGTCTGGCCTATGCCGACGGCGCCATCCTCCTGCACCAGGCCGACACCACGCTCGTGTCGCTCGACGCCAAGACCGGCAAGGTCAACTGGTCGGTCAAGAACGGCGACCCGTCCAAGGGTGAGACCAACACCGCCACCGTCCTCCCCGTGAAGGACAAGGTCATCGTCGGTATCTCCGGCGGCGAGTTCGGCGTGAACTGCCACGTCACCGCCTACGACCTGAAGTCGGGCAAGAAGGTGTGGCGCGGCCACTCCTCGGGCCCCGACGCCGACCTGATCATGGATCCCGAGAAGACGACCCACCTCGGCAAGCCGGTCGGCAAGGACTCCTCGCTGAAGACCTGGGAAGGCGATCAGTGGAAGACCGGCGGCGGCTGCACCTGGGGCTGGTTCTCCTACGATCCCAAGCTCGACCTCTTCTACTACGGCTCGGGCAACCCCTCGACCTGGAACCCGAAGCAGCGTCCGGGCGACAACAAGTGGTCCATGACGATCTGGGCGCGTAACCCGGACACCGGCATGACCAAGTGGGTCTACCAGATGACCCCGCACGACGAGTGGGACTACGACGGCATCAACGAGATGATCCTCACGGATCAGAAGATCGACGGCAAGGAGCGCCCGCTCCTGACGCACTTCGACCGTAACGGCTTCGGCTACACGCTCGATCGCGCCACCGGCGAACTGCTCGTCGCCGAGAAGTTCGACCCGGTCGTGAACTGGGCCACCAAGGTCGACATGGACAAGGGTTCCAAGACCTACGGCCGTCCGCTGGTCGTGTCGAAGTACTCGACCGAGCAGAACGGCGAGGACGTGAACTCGAAGGGCATCTGCCCGGCGGCGCTCGGCACCAAGGACCAGCAGCCGGCGGCCTACTCGCCGAAGACGCAGCTCTTCTACGTGCCGACCAACCACGTCTGCATGGACTACGAGCCGTTCCGGGTGACCTACACTCCGGGCCAGCCCTATGTCGGTGGGACGCTGTCGATGTACCCGGCTCCCGGCTCGCACGGCGGCATGGGCAACTTCATCGCCTGGGACAACATCCAGGGTAAGATCAAGTGGTCCAACCCCGAGCAGTTCTCGGCTTGGGGCGGCGCGCTCGCCACGGCCGGCGACGTGGTCTTCTACGGCACGCTGGAAGGCTACCTGAAGGCCGTCGACTCGAAGACGGGTAAGGAACTCTACAAGTTCAAGACCCCGTCGGGCATCATCGGCAACGTGATGACCTACGAGCACAAGGGCAAGCAGCACATCGCCGTGCTCTCGGGCGTCGGCGGCTGGGCTGGCATCGGCCTCGCGGCCGGCCTGACCGACCCGAACGCCGGCCTCGGCGCGGTGGGCGGCTACGCGGCCCTGTCGAGCTACACCAACCTCGGTGGCCAGCTCACGGTCTTCGCTCTGCCGAACAACTAA
- a CDS encoding DUF1003 domain-containing protein, translating to MPSQDERNTSAARTTFLPPQPDGLAPALVRNIRALQERRNAAEREASLQDRVAETITRFTGSMAFVALHVVLFGFWTLVNTGLLPILPKWDESFVILGTSASVEAIFLSTFVLISQNRMAAAADKRADLDLHIGLLAEHEVTKLVAMVSAITDRMGIETKADPEVGELSQDVAPDAVLDEIERNGRA from the coding sequence ATGCCAAGCCAAGACGAGCGGAACACCTCCGCCGCACGGACGACTTTCCTGCCGCCTCAGCCCGACGGACTGGCGCCTGCGCTCGTGCGCAACATCCGAGCGCTGCAGGAGCGCCGGAACGCGGCGGAGCGCGAGGCCTCGCTGCAGGATCGCGTGGCGGAGACGATCACGCGGTTCACCGGCAGCATGGCATTCGTGGCGCTGCACGTCGTGCTCTTCGGCTTCTGGACACTCGTGAACACGGGTCTGCTGCCGATCCTGCCGAAATGGGACGAGTCCTTCGTGATCCTCGGCACTTCAGCCTCCGTCGAGGCGATCTTCCTGTCGACCTTCGTGCTGATCAGCCAGAACCGGATGGCCGCGGCGGCCGACAAGCGGGCAGACCTCGATCTCCATATCGGCCTTCTGGCCGAGCACGAGGTAACGAAGCTCGTCGCGATGGTCTCGGCCATCACCGATCGGATGGGGATCGAGACGAAGGCCGATCCGGAGGTCGGCGAACTCAGCCAGGACGTGGCGCCCGATGCCGTCCTCGATGAGATCGAGCGGAACGGCCGCGCCTGA
- a CDS encoding ABC transporter permease, with protein sequence MALLARLLSLGVLLALWQGVSVYADTRTLPAPSAVLAFVLREAETGSLLFNVGVTLARVAVSFVIAMSLGVLLGIALGRSRLADRLLDTPLLVVLNTPALVITVLAYVWLGLTETAAIVAVALNKLPNVAVIMREGARGLDPGLEEMAATYRFDRRTWIAHVLLPQLQPFMVAAARSGISLAWKIVLVVELLGRPNGVGFAINYYFTLFDVTAVIGYSLVFMSVMLAIDALLLQPLDAHVRRWR encoded by the coding sequence ATGGCCCTGCTCGCGCGCCTCCTCTCCCTCGGTGTCCTCCTCGCCCTCTGGCAAGGCGTCTCCGTCTACGCCGACACGCGGACCCTGCCGGCGCCGAGCGCGGTGCTGGCTTTCGTCCTGCGGGAGGCGGAGACCGGAAGCCTTCTCTTCAATGTCGGGGTCACGCTCGCCCGCGTGGCCGTCTCCTTCGTCATTGCCATGAGTCTCGGCGTGCTGCTCGGGATCGCGCTCGGCCGCTCGCGGCTGGCCGACCGGCTGCTCGATACGCCGCTCCTCGTCGTCCTCAACACGCCGGCCCTCGTCATCACGGTGCTGGCCTATGTCTGGCTCGGGCTCACCGAGACCGCGGCCATCGTCGCGGTGGCACTCAACAAGCTGCCCAATGTCGCGGTCATCATGCGCGAGGGCGCCCGCGGCCTCGATCCGGGCCTGGAGGAGATGGCGGCGACCTATCGCTTCGACCGGCGCACCTGGATCGCCCACGTGCTGCTGCCGCAGCTCCAGCCCTTCATGGTGGCGGCGGCGCGCTCCGGCATCTCGCTCGCCTGGAAGATCGTGCTGGTGGTCGAGCTGCTCGGGCGCCCGAACGGCGTCGGCTTTGCCATCAACTACTACTTCACCCTCTTCGACGTCACAGCGGTGATCGGCTACAGCCTCGTCTTCATGAGCGTGATGCTCGCCATCGACGCCCTTCTCCTCCAGCCCCTCGACGCCCATGTCCGCCGCTGGCGCTGA
- the xoxJ gene encoding rare earth element methanol dehydrogenase accessory protein XoxJ has protein sequence MTRSSPLVSIAAAALLLSAGARPAHAQHLPDLVTQDVLRVCSDPGNMPFSERKGGGFENKIAQIVADELKVKLRYYWLTQGPGFVRNTLGSGLCDLIIGTSGGEIVQATNPYYRSAYVLVARRGELPDIKSLDDPRLKDQQIGIIAGTPPSNHLSELKLVGERIHAYPPYAFGAERKHQTVAAEVIADLAEKKLDVAILWGPAAGWLAKQSGVPMDVVPLLNEPGRPPLTFRVSMGVRHSENDWKRSLNTVLRKRKADIEKVLREYDVPLLAEEENKPLGAAEE, from the coding sequence ATGACCCGCTCGAGCCCCCTCGTTTCGATCGCGGCCGCCGCGCTCCTGCTCTCGGCAGGGGCGCGGCCCGCCCATGCACAGCACCTTCCGGATCTGGTCACGCAGGATGTCCTGCGCGTCTGCAGCGACCCCGGCAACATGCCCTTCTCCGAGCGCAAGGGCGGCGGCTTCGAGAACAAGATCGCCCAGATCGTCGCCGACGAACTGAAGGTGAAGCTGCGCTACTACTGGCTGACCCAGGGGCCCGGCTTCGTCCGCAACACCCTCGGTAGCGGCCTGTGCGACCTGATCATCGGCACGTCGGGCGGGGAGATCGTTCAGGCGACCAATCCCTACTACCGATCCGCCTATGTCCTAGTCGCGCGCCGGGGTGAATTGCCTGATATCAAGAGCCTCGACGATCCCCGGCTGAAGGACCAGCAGATCGGCATCATTGCCGGCACGCCGCCTTCCAATCACCTGAGCGAACTGAAACTCGTCGGCGAGCGGATCCATGCCTACCCGCCCTACGCCTTCGGGGCCGAGCGCAAGCATCAGACGGTCGCGGCGGAGGTGATCGCCGATCTCGCCGAGAAGAAGCTCGATGTGGCGATCCTTTGGGGACCGGCCGCGGGCTGGCTGGCCAAGCAGAGCGGGGTGCCGATGGACGTCGTGCCGCTGCTCAACGAGCCGGGACGGCCGCCGCTGACCTTCCGCGTCTCGATGGGCGTGCGCCACAGCGAGAACGACTGGAAGCGCAGCCTCAACACCGTCCTGCGCAAGCGCAAGGCCGATATCGAGAAGGTCCTGCGAGAATACGACGTGCCGCTGCTGGCCGAGGAGGAGAACAAGCCTCTCGGTGCGGCGGAGGAGTGA
- the folP gene encoding dihydropteroate synthase, which yields MPPSSPPPTRLQTLLPELGRRTLVMGILNVTPDSFSDGGRFVGVEAARAQAAALTEAGADILDIGGESTRPGHTPVSAAEEQARVLPVIEAVAPGLSVPISIDTYKASTAEAALKAGATLVNDVWGLQREPDIARVAAEHGAPVIVMHNRETIDGALDIVADMLRFFERSLDIARRAGIPDGDIVLDPGIGFGKSWEQHLEALRRLPEIRALGFPLLVGVSRKSLLGRLHDRETAPRDRLVGSLAAHVLAGSLGADIVRVHDVAPHVEALRVLDAVMRPTTAAGIVHG from the coding sequence ATGCCGCCCTCCTCTCCTCCTCCGACGCGCCTGCAGACCCTGCTGCCCGAACTCGGCCGGCGCACGCTGGTCATGGGCATCCTCAACGTCACGCCGGACTCGTTCTCGGACGGCGGCCGCTTCGTGGGGGTCGAAGCCGCGCGCGCCCAGGCTGCCGCACTGACGGAAGCCGGCGCCGACATTCTCGATATCGGCGGCGAGTCGACCCGACCCGGCCACACGCCGGTGTCGGCGGCGGAAGAGCAGGCCCGCGTCCTGCCGGTGATCGAGGCGGTGGCGCCCGGCCTCTCCGTTCCGATCTCGATCGACACCTATAAGGCCTCCACCGCGGAGGCCGCTCTGAAGGCGGGCGCTACCCTCGTCAACGATGTCTGGGGCCTGCAGCGCGAGCCGGACATCGCCCGCGTCGCCGCTGAGCACGGCGCACCGGTCATCGTCATGCACAATCGCGAGACGATCGACGGCGCGCTCGACATCGTCGCCGACATGCTGCGCTTCTTCGAGCGCTCCCTGGACATTGCCCGCCGCGCCGGCATTCCCGACGGCGACATCGTGCTCGATCCCGGCATCGGTTTCGGCAAGAGCTGGGAGCAGCATCTCGAAGCCCTGCGCCGCCTTCCCGAAATCCGGGCGCTGGGGTTTCCCCTCCTCGTCGGCGTCTCGCGCAAGAGCCTGCTCGGGCGCCTGCACGACCGCGAGACGGCCCCGCGCGACCGCCTCGTCGGGTCGCTCGCCGCGCATGTGCTCGCCGGCTCACTCGGCGCCGACATCGTGCGCGTTCACGACGTGGCGCCGCATGTCGAGGCGCTGCGGGTGCTCGATGCCGTGATGCGTCCGACGACGGCGGCTGGGATCGTTCATGGCTGA
- the folB gene encoding dihydroneopterin aldolase produces the protein MADRILVHRLAVFARHGVLPEEERLGQRFYISLECRLDLAPAGRSDDVAATVSYADLAEIALDIATNRRFALIEALAEAIAESCLARFPRIETIAVRIDKPSAPIPAVLDYAAIEIVRGRPTREER, from the coding sequence ATGGCTGACCGCATCCTCGTCCACCGCCTCGCGGTCTTCGCGCGCCACGGCGTGCTGCCGGAGGAGGAGCGGCTCGGCCAGCGCTTCTACATCTCGCTCGAATGCCGCCTCGACCTCGCGCCGGCCGGGCGCAGCGACGATGTCGCCGCCACCGTGAGCTACGCCGATCTCGCCGAGATCGCCCTCGACATCGCCACGAACCGGCGCTTCGCCCTGATCGAGGCCCTGGCCGAGGCGATCGCCGAGAGCTGCCTCGCGCGCTTCCCCCGGATCGAGACGATCGCGGTGCGGATCGACAAGCCGAGCGCGCCGATTCCGGCCGTGCTCGACTACGCGGCGATCGAGATCGTGCGGGGCCGCCCGACGCGGGAGGAAAGATGA